A single window of Flavobacterium aestivum DNA harbors:
- a CDS encoding beta strand repeat-containing protein, protein MATSRINISNKFENGDIPSQNDFGEIFDSFVHKDEDKANFQMVEAGIDNQHYVTPALLNTGLRNIGIITGNCYMPFKEHIDNFSGTTLSLEKLPIQYSVKVYKNGQLLLEGEDYTINYDTAVITFSSNVSNRNIEVDYWYKNLSPNPGNGSGTAIDLTNFLHTTGNETKSGILTFNNTTPTSTNGIVLTNSGATATALDVTNSSAGNGIAMSNSSTGTAVKLSNTGDGVAINLNSATASTGDLLQVAKNNVVKTKIDSEGNVTAPKFTTTGGTNTQFIKGDGTLDPTVYANNNFVIHTTGNESKDGALNLTHDTSQQDVLTITKNNSANCLKLVQNSSSNATTSTFDTTTANVNRKAISVQKIQQENAFITHDGNVTGTSFTTLNEKADITDGFLTLAGSASPAASQGHAKLYAKTDGTTDMYVMGSDGVEKKIGGVVDLSGKENTIAPGSTAQYYRGDKTWQTLDKTAVGLANIDNTSDLNKPVSMATQVALNNVLHKTGFSTETKTGELVIDSGTTGISGLKLTRITQPRSTYATIPSSNYGLINIGNVFYTTNATLVKIENTVSSSIGPNRGSTYSLCYNNNDNKIYIGGNLSRIHSVNPDGTGSVIVATFTANDQYFYGITVASDNNIYVLDYTSGNIHRSTPAGVKTENFANVGAYYNTGLISGNNGFIYAAHDNSIKKINIANGVVTNLVTTTKSIYSLFLHSDGYIYMNNLDSVAKVLLDGTNLTENWVSGLSSPNRAEYGICSQGGELYIKDNNTISKLIQSQKTLKTDSSGLVVSSTYLEDVPYLKASDVDLSTYAKLASPTFTGVPTAPTATAGTNTDQIATTAFVIANTSSSIPHLESNNTNKTVWNNGQGNIATNTSFGENALKSNTTGYGNTALGNDSLPDNTSGSANTAIGASSLRLNISGNENTAVGFYSLLNCKGSKNTAIGKNAGSYLSTGDNNIFIGRETGSGITTGSGNVIIGYTATSPATLTNNIIIANGAGTIAAQHDGTNWTFRGQINKTGFDVAPLTSTSAGNPGEIRITDDYIYVCKQTNLWVRTALTSW, encoded by the coding sequence ATGGCAACAAGCAGAATCAACATTAGTAACAAATTTGAAAATGGTGATATTCCTTCACAAAACGATTTCGGGGAAATTTTTGATAGTTTCGTTCATAAAGACGAAGATAAAGCCAATTTTCAAATGGTCGAAGCCGGAATCGATAACCAGCATTATGTAACACCAGCGCTTTTGAATACAGGTTTACGAAATATAGGAATCATTACTGGTAATTGTTATATGCCATTCAAAGAGCATATTGACAATTTTAGCGGCACTACTCTATCGTTAGAAAAATTGCCTATCCAATATAGTGTTAAGGTGTATAAGAATGGGCAACTATTACTTGAAGGAGAAGATTATACCATAAATTACGATACAGCAGTAATTACTTTTTCTTCAAATGTAAGCAATAGAAATATCGAAGTAGATTATTGGTATAAAAATTTGAGTCCCAATCCTGGAAACGGATCAGGTACTGCTATTGATCTCACCAATTTTCTACATACAACAGGAAATGAAACTAAAAGTGGTATCTTAACTTTTAACAACACTACTCCTACTTCAACAAACGGTATTGTATTAACAAATAGTGGTGCTACAGCTACAGCACTTGATGTTACTAATAGTAGTGCAGGAAATGGAATTGCTATGTCAAATTCATCAACAGGAACTGCTGTTAAATTATCAAATACCGGAGATGGGGTTGCGATAAATTTAAACTCAGCAACTGCATCAACAGGTGATCTATTACAAGTAGCAAAAAATAATGTTGTTAAAACAAAAATTGACAGCGAAGGAAATGTAACAGCACCAAAGTTTACTACTACTGGTGGCACAAATACACAGTTTATTAAAGGAGATGGTACACTTGACCCTACAGTTTACGCAAATAATAATTTTGTAATTCATACTACAGGAAACGAATCAAAAGACGGAGCATTAAACTTAACTCACGATACTTCGCAACAAGATGTTCTTACCATTACCAAAAACAATAGTGCCAACTGTTTAAAACTAGTACAAAATTCTAGTTCTAACGCTACTACCTCTACTTTTGATACCACTACAGCCAATGTTAACAGAAAAGCGATCAGTGTTCAAAAAATACAGCAAGAAAACGCATTTATCACGCACGATGGGAATGTCACTGGAACCTCATTTACAACATTAAATGAAAAAGCCGATATTACTGACGGATTTTTAACTTTAGCTGGTTCTGCTTCTCCAGCTGCATCACAAGGTCACGCAAAATTATACGCCAAAACTGACGGTACTACCGACATGTATGTAATGGGAAGTGATGGTGTGGAAAAGAAAATTGGTGGCGTTGTTGATTTATCAGGTAAAGAAAATACTATTGCTCCAGGATCAACTGCTCAATATTACAGAGGTGATAAAACTTGGCAGACACTTGATAAAACAGCTGTTGGTCTTGCTAATATTGATAATACTAGCGATTTAAATAAGCCTGTTTCTATGGCTACGCAGGTGGCTCTAAATAATGTACTACATAAAACTGGATTCAGTACAGAAACTAAAACGGGAGAATTAGTTATTGATAGTGGTACTACTGGGATTAGTGGTTTAAAATTAACTCGAATAACTCAACCAAGAAGTACTTATGCTACTATTCCTTCTTCAAATTATGGCTTAATTAATATAGGAAATGTGTTTTACACAACTAATGCAACATTAGTAAAAATTGAAAATACAGTTTCTAGCTCTATAGGCCCTAATAGAGGGAGTACATACTCATTATGCTATAATAACAATGATAACAAAATATACATAGGAGGAAATTTGAGTAGAATTCATTCTGTAAATCCAGATGGAACTGGTAGTGTAATCGTCGCTACATTTACGGCAAACGATCAATATTTTTATGGGATAACCGTAGCTAGTGACAATAATATATATGTTTTAGATTACACTAGTGGAAATATTCATAGAAGTACACCAGCAGGAGTAAAAACAGAAAACTTTGCAAATGTAGGAGCATATTATAATACTGGATTGATAAGCGGAAATAATGGATTTATCTATGCAGCACATGACAACTCTATAAAAAAAATAAATATAGCCAATGGTGTAGTAACTAATTTAGTTACTACAACTAAAAGTATTTACTCACTGTTTTTGCATTCTGACGGATATATCTATATGAATAATTTAGATTCTGTTGCTAAGGTTTTATTAGATGGAACCAACTTAACAGAAAATTGGGTATCTGGACTTTCGTCTCCAAATAGAGCAGAATATGGAATATGCAGCCAAGGAGGAGAATTATATATTAAAGATAATAATACAATATCAAAATTAATTCAATCACAAAAAACCCTTAAAACAGATTCCTCAGGATTAGTTGTAAGCTCAACATATTTAGAAGATGTTCCATATTTAAAAGCTTCTGATGTTGATTTATCGACTTATGCCAAATTAGCATCTCCTACATTTACAGGAGTACCAACCGCGCCAACAGCTACTGCAGGAACTAATACTGATCAAATTGCTACAACAGCTTTTGTTATAGCGAATACATCTTCTAGTATACCACATTTAGAATCTAATAATACAAATAAAACTGTTTGGAATAATGGACAAGGAAATATTGCTACCAACACATCCTTTGGAGAAAATGCATTAAAATCTAATACAACTGGTTATGGTAATACAGCACTGGGAAATGATAGTTTACCCGATAATACTTCTGGATCAGCCAATACAGCTATAGGCGCATCATCACTTAGATTAAATATTTCAGGAAACGAAAATACCGCAGTTGGTTTTTATTCTCTTTTAAACTGTAAAGGCAGCAAAAATACCGCGATAGGAAAAAATGCAGGTTCATATCTATCAACGGGAGACAATAACATTTTTATAGGTAGAGAAACTGGTTCAGGAATAACTACAGGGTCCGGAAATGTAATAATAGGATATACTGCAACATCTCCAGCAACACTTACAAACAATATAATTATTGCCAATGGAGCTGGAACTATAGCGGCTCAACATGATGGTACAAACTGGACATTTCGTGGGCAAATTAACAAAACTGGATTCGATGTGGCACCACTAACTTCTACAAGTGCAGGTAATCCAGGCGAAATTAGAATAACTGATGATTACATATATGTCTGTAAGCAAACAAATCTTTGGGTAAGAACTGCATTAACATCCTGGTAA
- a CDS encoding DUF5977 domain-containing protein, translated as MEYYNKAKSLTATKNDCAAGVIGTSVTLTANANQFVSTISLEDANAKADAWLIANVQAYANNAGTCRITAWRGINPSCVVEPTTTLSPFNYMVIRYKWALGAGQDFDTYTGIVNSGTSLDNKWMGWGHNFGNELPNDTIAADSYIMWAGDNTQANGIESCLVNFSKITADYPTLNTIQVRMAGSWYTSVGTGNIDIEVTTYLGGTMVKTGYDMINVGGTMIDQKNFSKKVPIQGKALAQNIESVTNLGYITYSKNSSTGQIVITY; from the coding sequence ATGGAATATTACAATAAAGCCAAGTCATTGACTGCAACAAAAAATGATTGTGCTGCTGGAGTCATTGGTACTTCCGTCACTCTTACCGCTAATGCAAACCAGTTTGTATCGACCATAAGTCTCGAAGATGCCAATGCAAAAGCAGATGCATGGTTGATTGCAAATGTACAGGCATATGCAAATAATGCAGGAACATGTAGGATTACTGCATGGAGAGGAATAAATCCTTCTTGTGTGGTAGAACCTACAACAACACTATCTCCTTTTAACTATATGGTCATTAGATACAAATGGGCATTAGGAGCTGGACAAGATTTTGACACTTATACCGGAATCGTAAACTCGGGAACTTCTCTGGATAATAAATGGATGGGCTGGGGACATAATTTTGGGAATGAACTCCCTAATGACACCATCGCAGCAGACTCGTATATCATGTGGGCTGGAGATAATACACAAGCAAATGGTATAGAAAGTTGTTTGGTAAATTTTAGTAAAATAACTGCGGACTACCCTACTCTTAACACAATTCAGGTAAGAATGGCTGGTTCATGGTATACTTCTGTCGGTACAGGAAATATAGATATTGAAGTAACTACCTATTTGGGCGGAACAATGGTTAAGACAGGATATGATATGATTAATGTTGGCGGAACTATGATTGACCAAAAGAATTTTTCTAAAAAAGTACCAATACAAGGTAAAGCTTTGGCCCAAAATATAGAATCTGTTACTAATCTTGGGTACATAACGTATTCCAAAAACTCCTCTACAGGGCAAATTGTAATAACTTATTAA
- a CDS encoding DUF5977 domain-containing protein, which produces MGNTGYKSFASLELYFTDDNSSAGVTKPNVVTDPDYIAPVLDTATCAPSTRYYSVERNLSAVKNNCGNGYSGSKVVLTSYPNQFFSTTSVADANAQADAWLAANVQTYANNAGVCEITQTPPHGGGGGNGCFVEGTLITLPDGSSKAIEELQLDQLLLSSEIETLIDTNNANELYKWSSDYLSESRITSPITKISQKVAYKTMIINQGLLEATPTHLQLIQRDGFWRFIPLGDILVGDNLYTINNEIILVTSVTINLEERKIYPLTLNPFHTYFANGILTHNYKEAQSPNP; this is translated from the coding sequence ATGGGGAATACAGGATATAAATCTTTTGCGTCACTTGAGTTATACTTCACAGATGACAATAGTTCAGCAGGAGTAACAAAACCAAATGTAGTCACAGATCCGGATTACATTGCACCGGTTTTAGATACTGCAACTTGTGCTCCAAGTACAAGATATTATAGTGTAGAAAGAAATTTAAGTGCGGTAAAAAACAACTGCGGAAATGGATATAGCGGAAGTAAAGTAGTACTTACCTCCTATCCAAATCAATTTTTTTCTACTACTAGTGTAGCAGATGCTAATGCACAAGCAGATGCATGGCTAGCTGCAAATGTACAAACTTATGCAAATAATGCAGGAGTATGTGAAATTACCCAGACCCCGCCACATGGTGGTGGAGGTGGTAATGGCTGCTTTGTTGAAGGTACATTAATTACATTACCTGATGGTTCAAGCAAAGCAATCGAAGAATTACAGCTTGATCAACTGCTGCTTTCTTCTGAAATTGAAACATTAATTGATACCAATAATGCCAATGAATTGTACAAATGGTCCTCTGACTATTTATCAGAAAGTAGAATTACATCACCAATAACCAAAATATCGCAGAAAGTCGCCTATAAAACAATGATTATTAATCAAGGATTGTTAGAGGCTACTCCAACTCACCTACAACTGATTCAACGTGATGGTTTTTGGAGATTTATTCCTTTAGGAGATATTCTGGTTGGAGACAATTTATATACTATCAACAATGAGATTATACTGGTTACATCAGTTACGATTAACTTAGAAGAAAGAAAGATCTATCCGCTGACATTAAATCCATTTCATACCTATTTTGCAAATGGAATTTTAACTCATAATTATAAGGAAGCACAAAGTCCAAATCCATAA
- a CDS encoding ABC-F family ATP-binding cassette domain-containing protein — protein sequence MNYLSVENISKSFGERTLFKDISFGINKDQKIAFIAKNGSGKTTIMSIINGFDEPDTGQVVLRKSIRMAFLSQDNKLQDELTIEESIFASDNETLKVIEAYEKALENPEDEEAYQKAFDAMDQHNAWDFETQYKQILFKLKLEDFKLKVKNLSGGQKKRLSLAIILINRPDLLILDEPTNHLDLEMIEWLESYFAKENITLFMVTHDRFFLERVCNEIIELDNGKIYQYKGNYSYYLEKKEERIASENASIDKAQNLFVKELEWMRRQPKARTTKSKSRQDDFYVIKEKAQSRRKENVVELEINMERMGSKIIELHKLSKKFKDHVILDNFSYDFQRGERIGIIGKNGTGKSTFLNLLTGTLPLDSGKVVVGDTIKIGYYTQSGINPKPGQRVIDVIKEYGEYIPLAKGKIISASQLLERFLFDAKKQYDYVEKLSGGELKRLYLCTVLIQNPNFLILDEPTNDLDIVTLNVLESFLLDYPGCLVVVSHDRYFMDKIVDQLFVFRGQGVIENFPGNYSDFRAYEDSADVAQKEENKTEKKEWKQNNPTGNLTFNEQKEFQKIEREIKDLEIDKAKIEQLFSDGKVSDANIEKKAKELENIIKKIEDKEERWFELSAKMEG from the coding sequence GTGAATTATTTATCTGTAGAAAATATATCAAAATCTTTTGGGGAGCGTACGCTCTTCAAAGATATTTCCTTTGGGATCAACAAAGATCAAAAAATTGCCTTTATTGCCAAAAATGGTTCGGGTAAAACCACTATAATGAGTATCATTAATGGTTTTGACGAACCCGATACTGGACAAGTTGTACTTAGAAAAAGTATCCGAATGGCTTTTTTGTCTCAAGACAATAAACTACAGGATGAATTAACGATTGAAGAAAGCATTTTCGCATCAGATAATGAGACCTTAAAAGTGATCGAAGCCTACGAAAAAGCATTAGAAAATCCAGAAGACGAGGAAGCGTATCAAAAGGCTTTTGATGCAATGGATCAGCACAATGCCTGGGATTTTGAAACACAATACAAGCAAATTCTATTCAAATTGAAGCTAGAAGACTTCAAACTGAAAGTAAAAAACCTTTCTGGTGGACAGAAAAAAAGATTATCTCTTGCCATCATTTTAATTAACCGCCCTGATTTACTAATTCTCGATGAACCAACGAATCACTTGGATTTAGAGATGATTGAATGGCTGGAAAGTTATTTTGCCAAAGAAAATATTACGCTATTTATGGTAACACACGACCGTTTCTTCTTGGAGCGTGTTTGTAATGAAATCATAGAACTTGACAACGGAAAAATATACCAATATAAAGGAAACTACTCTTATTATTTGGAGAAAAAAGAAGAGCGAATTGCCTCAGAAAATGCAAGTATCGATAAGGCACAAAACCTTTTTGTCAAAGAATTGGAATGGATGCGCAGACAGCCCAAAGCCAGAACAACCAAATCTAAATCACGTCAGGACGATTTTTATGTAATTAAGGAGAAAGCCCAAAGCCGCAGAAAAGAAAATGTGGTGGAACTGGAAATAAATATGGAACGTATGGGAAGCAAGATTATTGAGCTTCACAAACTTTCAAAAAAATTCAAAGATCATGTAATCCTGGATAATTTCAGTTATGATTTCCAGCGTGGAGAACGTATCGGAATCATTGGCAAAAACGGAACTGGGAAATCTACATTCTTAAATCTCTTGACAGGAACTTTACCTTTAGATTCTGGAAAAGTGGTTGTGGGAGACACTATCAAAATTGGTTATTATACCCAAAGCGGAATTAATCCAAAACCAGGTCAACGTGTCATTGATGTTATCAAAGAATACGGAGAATATATTCCGCTTGCGAAAGGAAAAATCATTTCGGCTTCGCAATTGTTGGAGCGTTTTCTTTTTGATGCCAAAAAGCAATATGATTATGTCGAAAAACTGAGTGGTGGTGAGTTAAAACGCTTGTATTTATGTACAGTCTTGATTCAGAATCCAAACTTTTTGATTCTCGATGAGCCAACAAATGATTTAGACATTGTGACCTTAAACGTATTAGAAAGTTTCCTTCTCGACTATCCGGGATGCTTGGTTGTGGTATCGCACGATCGTTATTTTATGGACAAAATCGTAGATCAATTATTCGTTTTTAGAGGTCAAGGCGTTATTGAAAATTTCCCTGGTAACTACTCTGATTTTAGAGCCTACGAAGATAGTGCCGATGTAGCTCAGAAAGAAGAGAACAAAACCGAAAAAAAGGAATGGAAACAAAACAATCCGACTGGAAATTTGACTTTCAACGAGCAAAAGGAATTTCAGAAAATTGAAAGAGAAATCAAGGATTTAGAAATAGACAAAGCCAAAATTGAACAACTGTTTTCAGACGGAAAAGTGTCTGATGCTAATATTGAAAAGAAAGCAAAAGAACTAGAAAACATTATCAAGAAAATAGAAGACAAAGAAGAAAGATGGTTTGAGTTGAGTGCAAAGATGGAAGGATAA
- a CDS encoding FKBP-type peptidyl-prolyl cis-trans isomerase has product MKHLLFALLTITLFVSCSKQKEKEKEVPVDYVAQNDKEITDYIAKNKLVAQKSESGLYYVITDPGTGTQPTATSNVTVAYKGYFTNGNTFDQSNPEGISFGLDQVIKGWTEGIPYFKTGGSGILLVPSHLGYGDNAMGPIPGGSVLIFDIKLLSVN; this is encoded by the coding sequence ATGAAACATTTATTATTTGCATTACTGACTATAACACTTTTTGTTTCTTGTTCTAAACAAAAGGAAAAAGAAAAAGAAGTACCAGTTGATTATGTTGCCCAAAACGACAAAGAAATCACCGATTATATCGCCAAAAATAAACTAGTTGCACAAAAAAGTGAATCTGGTTTGTATTATGTGATTACCGATCCTGGAACTGGAACACAACCTACAGCAACGTCTAATGTGACTGTAGCTTACAAAGGTTATTTTACTAACGGAAATACATTTGATCAAAGTAATCCGGAAGGAATTTCTTTTGGTTTAGATCAAGTTATAAAAGGCTGGACTGAAGGTATTCCTTATTTTAAAACTGGTGGTAGTGGAATTCTTTTAGTACCTTCTCATTTAGGATATGGAGATAATGCTATGGGTCCGATCCCAGGAGGTTCAGTACTTATTTTTGATATAAAATTACTTTCAGTAAATTAA
- a CDS encoding SDR family NAD(P)-dependent oxidoreductase, translated as MIKEEIEQNSTITLDEINKCIAILSQLNADTDQIFEIPKEQRTALIKAAGQFSRPDRDEFAKRKKDAKALAKRKQEKKDRTARKETGIRSAREASIFVAPKLLAHSDLASKEQLELETPRKCYVCKTEFTKMHHFYDSMCSDCGDFNYAKRFQTADVNGQIAVITGSRLKIGYHITLMLLRGGATVIATTRFPVDSALRFSKEDDFMEWGHRLKIHGLDLRHIPSVEIFCNFIEQKYGRLDILINNAAQTVRRPAGFYTHLIENEELPIGSLPQQAQDLLLDHTNCLEELKVLTSGASSNQNMPVTWHGPEPGIGLRASAKLSQIPYSFDNTLVAQEVFPEGELDADLQQVDLRKVNSWRLKLGQIETTEMIEVQLVNSVAPFVLCNRLSEVMKKDNTGKKHIINVSAMEGKFYRDFKEDRHPHTNMAKAALNMLTHTAAGTLAKDGIFMNAVDTGWVTDEDPAELSKRKQEEQDFQPPLDIVDGAARVMDPLFDGINTGKHWCGKFLKDYNPIAW; from the coding sequence ATGATTAAGGAAGAAATAGAGCAAAATAGTACGATAACATTAGATGAAATAAATAAATGTATCGCTATTTTGTCACAATTGAATGCAGATACAGATCAAATTTTTGAAATACCAAAAGAGCAAAGAACAGCTTTAATCAAAGCTGCTGGGCAATTTTCGCGTCCAGATCGTGATGAGTTTGCTAAAAGAAAAAAGGACGCAAAAGCACTAGCCAAACGAAAGCAGGAAAAGAAAGATAGAACGGCTCGTAAGGAAACCGGAATTCGTTCTGCCCGCGAAGCAAGCATTTTTGTTGCTCCAAAACTTTTGGCTCATAGTGATCTTGCAAGTAAAGAGCAATTAGAACTCGAAACGCCTAGAAAGTGTTATGTGTGTAAAACTGAGTTTACAAAAATGCATCATTTTTATGACTCGATGTGTTCGGATTGTGGAGATTTTAATTATGCCAAGCGTTTTCAAACCGCAGATGTAAATGGTCAAATTGCTGTTATTACGGGATCCCGCTTAAAAATTGGTTATCATATCACTCTGATGCTGTTACGTGGTGGCGCAACTGTAATTGCAACGACTCGTTTTCCTGTAGATTCGGCTTTGCGTTTTTCTAAAGAAGACGATTTTATGGAGTGGGGGCATCGCTTGAAAATTCACGGATTAGATTTGAGACATATTCCGAGTGTGGAGATTTTTTGCAATTTCATAGAACAAAAATACGGACGATTGGACATTCTAATTAATAATGCGGCGCAAACTGTGAGACGTCCAGCGGGCTTTTATACCCACTTGATAGAAAATGAAGAGCTTCCAATTGGTTCTTTACCTCAGCAAGCTCAAGATTTATTATTGGATCATACCAATTGTTTGGAAGAATTAAAAGTATTGACCAGTGGAGCATCTTCTAATCAGAATATGCCAGTAACTTGGCACGGACCGGAACCTGGAATTGGTTTAAGGGCTTCTGCTAAATTATCTCAAATTCCATATTCTTTTGATAATACACTGGTTGCACAAGAAGTTTTTCCGGAAGGAGAACTCGATGCCGATTTACAACAGGTTGATTTACGAAAAGTAAACAGCTGGCGTTTGAAGTTGGGACAAATAGAAACTACTGAAATGATCGAAGTACAGCTTGTAAATTCGGTAGCACCTTTTGTATTGTGTAATCGTCTTTCGGAAGTGATGAAGAAAGACAACACTGGAAAAAAACACATCATAAATGTTTCGGCTATGGAGGGGAAATTTTACCGTGACTTTAAGGAAGACCGTCATCCACATACCAATATGGCCAAAGCAGCTTTGAATATGCTAACGCACACTGCTGCTGGAACACTTGCAAAAGACGGTATTTTTATGAATGCTGTAGACACTGGTTGGGTAACTGACGAGGATCCAGCGGAATTATCCAAACGCAAACAAGAAGAACAAGATTTTCAACCACCACTGGACATTGTAGATGGTGCCGCTCGAGTTATGGATCCTTTGTTTGATGGAATCAATACTGGAAAGCACTGGTGCGGAAAATTTTTGAAAGATTACAATCCTATTGCGTGGTAG